The following coding sequences are from one Candidatus Yanofskybacteria bacterium window:
- a CDS encoding RNA pseudouridine synthase, with protein sequence MDRMNLKILYEDNHLIAIFKPSGILVQGDSSGDENLMDLTKRMLIERDNKPGNVFLGLIHRIDRPVSGIVLFAKTSKGAARISEQIRNREFKKIYCALVVGNMSPLSGVLKHRLLKDEARRMAIISEMGDEAILDYETIESVGNHSVLKINLITGRFHQIRAQLSAVGHPILGDVKYGASEVLPDRSIALCATEMEFISATGSKLVSIKIDPPLEFRQLAGV encoded by the coding sequence ATGGATCGCATGAATTTAAAGATTCTATACGAGGATAATCACCTTATCGCCATATTTAAGCCGTCTGGTATTTTAGTACAAGGCGATAGTAGCGGTGACGAGAATCTAATGGACTTAACCAAGAGGATGCTAATAGAAAGGGACAATAAGCCAGGAAACGTATTCTTGGGGTTAATACATAGAATTGATAGACCAGTGTCTGGCATCGTGCTGTTTGCTAAAACTAGCAAGGGAGCGGCTAGAATTTCAGAGCAAATACGCAATAGGGAGTTTAAAAAAATATATTGCGCGCTGGTTGTCGGCAACATGTCGCCATTGTCTGGAGTTCTGAAGCATAGACTCTTAAAAGATGAGGCCAGGAGAATGGCGATTATTTCTGAGATGGGGGACGAGGCGATACTTGATTACGAGACGATCGAGTCTGTGGGCAATCATTCCGTATTGAAGATCAATTTAATTACAGGAAGGTTCCATCAAATAAGGGCTCAACTATCTGCGGTGGGCCATCCGATATTGGGTGATGTGAAATATGGGGCCTCTGAGGTGTTGCCCGACCGTTCAATAGCTCTTTGTGCTACTGAGATGGAATTTATATCGGCTACAGGAAGTAAGCTAGTCAGTATTAAGATTGATCCGCCGCTGGAGTTTCGGCAATTGGCTGGAGTATAA
- a CDS encoding SsrA-binding protein produces the protein MRDYATNDKAHFDYEILETIEAGIVLKGYEVKSIKTGHIAIKGSYVKIINGEPMLIGANIPPYQPANMPGNYDPQASRKLLLSKKQINVLTGLAQSQGLTLVPLKIYEHNKKLKLLVGVAKGKKKYDKRETIKKKDLQRSKDRGTFEE, from the coding sequence ATGCGAGATTACGCTACAAACGACAAGGCCCATTTTGATTATGAAATTCTCGAGACAATCGAGGCTGGCATTGTATTAAAAGGCTACGAGGTAAAATCTATTAAGACTGGCCATATTGCCATCAAGGGATCTTATGTGAAAATTATAAATGGTGAGCCCATGCTTATCGGTGCCAATATCCCGCCCTATCAACCGGCTAATATGCCAGGCAATTACGACCCTCAAGCATCAAGGAAGTTATTGCTATCTAAAAAGCAGATCAACGTTCTAACTGGCCTAGCCCAATCTCAGGGCCTCACTCTAGTTCCCCTTAAAATATATGAGCACAATAAAAAGCTAAAGTTACTAGTTGGAGTTGCCAAAGGTAAAAAGAAATACGATAAACGCGAGACAATAAAGAAAAAAGATTTACAGCGATCAAAAGATCGCGGCACATTCGAAGAATAA